In Oxobacter pfennigii, a single window of DNA contains:
- the disA gene encoding DNA integrity scanning diadenylate cyclase DisA yields the protein MQGRMREKEFLSILRMVSPGTPLRDGLDNVLRAKTGALIVIGDSEEILRLVEGGFNLNSEYSPSYLYELAKMDGAIILSSDLKKILYANTHLIPDPFITTKETGTRHRTAERVAKQTNAVVISISQRRNIITIYKGSMKHVLKDTSIIIANANQAIQTLEKYRSAFDQAMNNLSALEFEDLVTLYDVSLAVQRSEMVLRIVDELEKYIYELGNEGRLISMQMSELVNNVEANSVQLIRDYIYPMDALYRDSLHNIALMSDDELLDLLAICGNIGYAGDVGVLDQPVSSRGYRILNKIPRLPSGVIDNLISTFGNFQNILKASNEELDNVEGIGEIRIKAIKEGLRRLEEQVLLDRHI from the coding sequence ATGCAGGGCAGAATGAGGGAAAAGGAATTTTTAAGCATATTAAGAATGGTATCCCCGGGAACACCGCTAAGAGACGGTCTGGATAATGTGCTTCGTGCGAAAACCGGGGCTTTAATTGTCATAGGGGACAGTGAGGAGATTTTGCGCCTGGTTGAGGGGGGCTTTAATTTAAACAGCGAGTATTCCCCTTCATACCTTTATGAACTTGCGAAAATGGACGGCGCCATAATATTAAGCTCTGATCTTAAAAAGATTCTATATGCAAATACCCACCTGATTCCCGATCCTTTTATAACAACAAAAGAGACGGGAACCAGGCATCGAACTGCAGAAAGGGTGGCAAAACAGACAAATGCTGTTGTAATATCCATATCCCAGAGAAGAAATATTATAACCATATATAAAGGAAGTATGAAGCATGTCTTAAAGGATACATCCATAATAATTGCCAATGCAAATCAGGCTATTCAAACTCTGGAAAAGTACCGTTCTGCTTTTGACCAGGCCATGAATAATTTATCTGCGTTGGAATTTGAGGATCTTGTGACTTTATATGACGTCTCTTTGGCAGTGCAGAGATCTGAGATGGTATTGAGAATAGTGGATGAGCTTGAAAAATATATTTATGAGCTTGGAAATGAAGGCCGTTTAATAAGCATGCAGATGAGCGAGCTGGTTAATAATGTTGAAGCAAACAGTGTCCAGCTTATAAGAGATTATATATACCCTATGGATGCCCTATACAGGGATAGTCTTCATAATATCGCTTTGATGTCCGACGATGAGCTTTTGGATCTTTTGGCAATATGCGGCAACATTGGATATGCAGGGGATGTAGGAGTCCTTGATCAGCCTGTATCTTCAAGGGGATACAGAATATTGAACAAAATACCCAGGCTTCCTTCGGGAGTAATAGATAATTTAATCAGCACCTTCGGAAATTTTCAAAATATATTAAAGGCTTCCAACGAGGAGCTTGACAATGTGGAAGGTATAGGCGAAATCAGGATAAAGGCAATAAAGGAAGGCTTAAGAAGACTAGAAGAACAGGTGCTTTTAGACAGGCATATATAA
- the radA gene encoding DNA repair protein RadA, which yields MKTKTIFVCNDCGYESPKWMGKCPGCGSWNSFTEEIEGESSQQLFKNESSPKKLASIEIEEEDRYKTGMGELDRVLGGGIVKGSLVLVGGDPGIGKSTLLLQISDSIGKANKTILYVSGEESEKQIKLRAARLKIDSDNLYIVSETDISIIEKYIHDYKPSVAIIDSIQTVYRGDLTSAPGSVSQVREATSTLMRIAKSTNTAVFIVGHVTKEGAIAGPRVLEHMVDTVLYFEGERHHTYRILRTVKNRFGSTNEIGIFEMRDAGLVEVMNPSEMMLSGRPSGVPGTVVVCSMEGTRPMLIELQALVSQTGFGMPRRMATGIDYNRVVLLMAVLEKRVGYELQTYDAYVNVAGGIKIDEPAADLGIICSIASSFKNSNINSKMIVLGEVGLTGEVRGISFIEKRVQEALKLGFDTVVIPEDNLKAVKDIKGMKVLGVKDVYEALDIVLGG from the coding sequence ATGAAAACAAAAACTATTTTTGTATGTAATGACTGCGGATATGAATCACCGAAATGGATGGGAAAATGTCCGGGCTGTGGAAGCTGGAATTCCTTTACCGAGGAAATAGAAGGGGAAAGCAGCCAGCAGCTGTTTAAAAATGAGTCGTCTCCAAAAAAACTTGCCTCTATTGAAATAGAAGAAGAGGACAGATATAAAACTGGAATGGGTGAATTAGACAGAGTATTAGGAGGAGGCATTGTTAAAGGCTCTCTTGTTTTAGTGGGAGGAGACCCGGGAATTGGAAAATCGACTCTTTTGCTTCAAATATCCGATAGTATAGGCAAAGCAAATAAAACCATACTATATGTATCTGGAGAAGAATCGGAAAAACAAATAAAATTAAGAGCCGCCAGGCTTAAAATTGACTCTGATAATCTATATATAGTATCAGAGACAGATATATCAATAATAGAAAAATATATACATGATTACAAACCATCGGTAGCCATAATTGATTCCATTCAAACGGTATACAGGGGGGACCTCACCTCGGCTCCCGGCAGCGTAAGTCAGGTAAGAGAGGCAACGTCCACCCTCATGAGGATAGCAAAATCAACAAACACAGCAGTGTTTATTGTAGGCCATGTTACAAAGGAAGGTGCCATAGCAGGACCCAGGGTTTTAGAACATATGGTGGATACTGTGCTGTATTTTGAGGGTGAAAGACATCATACATACCGTATTCTAAGGACCGTTAAGAATAGATTTGGTTCCACAAATGAGATCGGAATATTTGAGATGAGGGATGCAGGCTTAGTCGAGGTTATGAATCCTTCGGAAATGATGCTGTCAGGCAGACCCAGTGGAGTTCCGGGTACAGTTGTGGTGTGCAGTATGGAGGGTACCCGTCCTATGTTAATTGAGCTTCAGGCATTGGTAAGTCAAACGGGTTTTGGTATGCCAAGGCGTATGGCGACAGGAATTGATTATAACAGGGTGGTATTGCTTATGGCTGTACTGGAAAAAAGGGTGGGCTATGAGCTTCAAACCTACGATGCCTATGTAAATGTGGCAGGAGGAATAAAGATTGATGAACCTGCAGCTGATTTAGGCATAATATGTTCCATAGCCTCCAGCTTCAAAAACAGCAATATTAATTCTAAGATGATTGTTTTGGGAGAAGTAGGTCTAACGGGGGAAGTAAGAGGAATAAGCTTTATTGAAAAAAGAGTACAGGAAGCCTTAAAGCTGGGATTTGATACAGTGGTCATACCGGAGGATAACTTAAAAGCCGTGAAGGATATAAAAGGTATGAAAGTATTAGGAGTCAAGGATGTGTATGAAGCTCTTGATATAGTTTTAGGAGGGTAA
- a CDS encoding YbaK/EbsC family protein, whose protein sequence is MRLKFSVNKGKGYDLHMRVSSLLMPTLKEAPADYVTLSSRLMARAGLVRRISPRLYNYLPLGLKVRSKIEESLRRELEKLRSQEIDIPGLVYKETPENSHFFVDILKKDVKSYRAFPLYLYRIGQILNTREKGRDTFINSRVSYAMEAYFFEKDNRNSETSYEIIYKLFSNVLGRLNMRYCITSYDEFNTQEFITHSHEGEDEFITCSQCDYIADVKTAKCLPEGGNSEEFLKLEKISTPDIKTIDELKAFLQIDAKKLVKTLIYKIDGKTVAALIRGDRSLNEKKLLRLIKGKSIVMADKDVVEKVTDAELGFAGPIGIKADILVADDEVLNMKNWAAGANDTGYHYINVNYGKDFTADIIGDLKVFTEKDNCPYCSSPVSFKKGIKIGHLSKIGTELAGSINAYYIDEDGSEKYSHALELSMDIDRIIVSIIEQHNDESGIIWPILAAPFDVVIIPVISVNEEQVKLSESIYENLVEMGFNVLLDDRNERAGVKFKDADLVGIPIRITVGKKAGEGIVEYKKRTDIAPVDVKVEDVYPKIKKEFDIHMDNL, encoded by the coding sequence ATGAGATTAAAGTTTAGCGTCAATAAAGGGAAAGGATATGATTTACATATGAGAGTATCTTCATTGCTTATGCCCACTTTAAAAGAAGCGCCGGCAGATTATGTAACATTAAGCAGCCGTCTTATGGCGAGGGCAGGCCTTGTAAGAAGGATTTCACCCAGATTGTATAATTATCTTCCTTTAGGCCTTAAAGTGCGAAGTAAGATAGAGGAATCCTTAAGGAGGGAATTAGAAAAGTTAAGGAGCCAGGAGATAGATATACCTGGCCTTGTATATAAGGAAACCCCGGAAAATTCTCATTTTTTTGTGGATATATTAAAAAAGGATGTTAAATCCTACCGGGCATTTCCATTGTATCTGTATCGCATAGGACAGATATTAAATACAAGAGAAAAAGGGCGGGATACTTTTATAAATTCCAGAGTATCCTATGCGATGGAAGCATACTTCTTTGAGAAGGACAATAGAAATAGCGAAACATCATACGAAATCATATATAAGCTGTTTTCGAATGTACTGGGCAGGTTGAATATGAGATATTGTATAACAAGCTATGATGAATTTAACACTCAAGAGTTTATAACTCATAGCCATGAAGGAGAAGATGAGTTTATAACTTGCAGCCAGTGCGACTACATAGCAGATGTAAAAACAGCAAAATGTCTTCCGGAGGGGGGAAATTCCGAGGAGTTTTTAAAGCTTGAAAAGATTTCAACTCCGGATATTAAGACTATAGATGAGCTTAAAGCTTTTTTACAAATTGATGCAAAAAAGCTTGTCAAAACCCTGATCTATAAAATTGACGGAAAAACTGTGGCGGCACTGATAAGAGGAGACAGATCACTAAATGAAAAGAAACTTTTAAGGCTTATAAAAGGAAAGTCCATAGTGATGGCGGATAAAGACGTCGTTGAAAAAGTCACTGATGCTGAATTGGGTTTTGCAGGCCCTATTGGGATAAAAGCAGATATATTGGTTGCAGATGATGAAGTTTTAAACATGAAAAATTGGGCGGCAGGAGCAAACGATACAGGTTACCATTATATAAACGTGAATTACGGCAAAGATTTTACGGCAGATATTATAGGGGATTTAAAGGTCTTTACGGAGAAGGATAATTGCCCATATTGCAGCAGCCCCGTTAGTTTTAAAAAAGGAATAAAAATAGGTCATTTGTCAAAAATAGGCACTGAACTGGCAGGTTCAATAAATGCCTATTATATTGACGAAGACGGAAGTGAAAAATACTCTCATGCTTTGGAGCTTTCCATGGATATTGACCGGATAATAGTGTCCATAATAGAACAGCACAATGATGAAAGCGGTATTATCTGGCCGATACTTGCAGCACCATTTGATGTGGTTATCATACCGGTTATTTCAGTTAATGAGGAGCAGGTGAAATTATCTGAGAGCATATATGAAAACCTGGTTGAAATGGGTTTCAATGTCCTTTTGGATGACAGGAACGAGCGGGCCGGAGTAAAATTCAAAGATGCCGACCTTGTTGGAATCCCTATAAGGATTACTGTGGGCAAAAAAGCAGGCGAAGGCATTGTGGAATATAAGAAGAGAACAGACATAGCTCCTGTGGATGTTAAAGTCGAGGATGTTTATCCAAAAATAAAGAAAGAATTTGACATACATATGGACAACCTTTAA
- the ispF gene encoding 2-C-methyl-D-erythritol 2,4-cyclodiphosphate synthase, whose protein sequence is MRVGMGYDVHKLVVGRDLIIGGIKIEFERGLLGHSDADVLVHAIMDALLGAAALGDIGRHFPDAEEKYRGISSIELLHNVNCLLKKEGCIVNNIDATIVAQRPKMAPHIEDMRLSISKALEIDIKCVNIKATTEEGLGFTGSGEGISAMAIASIDEIKV, encoded by the coding sequence ATGAGAGTCGGAATGGGATACGATGTACATAAGCTAGTTGTAGGACGGGACCTTATAATAGGCGGAATTAAAATAGAATTTGAAAGGGGGCTTTTAGGTCATTCGGATGCGGATGTTTTAGTTCATGCCATCATGGATGCGCTTTTAGGAGCAGCCGCATTAGGAGACATTGGCAGGCACTTCCCCGATGCTGAAGAAAAGTACAGAGGAATATCAAGTATTGAATTGCTTCATAATGTAAATTGCCTCCTTAAAAAAGAAGGATGTATAGTAAATAATATCGATGCTACCATAGTGGCACAAAGGCCTAAAATGGCACCTCACATAGAAGATATGAGGCTTAGTATTTCAAAGGCCTTGGAAATTGACATAAAATGTGTAAATATCAAAGCTACCACTGAGGAAGGCCTTGGATTTACAGGCAGCGGGGAAGGAATTTCTGCCATGGCGATTGCAAGCATAGATGAGATTAAAGTTTAG
- a CDS encoding ATP-dependent Clp protease ATP-binding subunit, giving the protein MLYGRFTERAQKVLLLAQEEAQYFDHSYVGTEHVLLGIIKEGEGNASNILKRMGATLEKVREQVEALEGKGVPSMYQSEIALTPRTKRLLELSIIEARNLGHNYVGPEHMLLGLIKEGEGVAVTALQALGVDFNKIREEIIKSLSETIPGKKNEAVHKDTSTPTLNEHGRDLTEMAREGKLDPVIGRENETERLVEILSRRTKNNPVLIGEPGVGKTAVVEGLAQRIVDGRIPEILKDKRVVTLDLSSMVAGSKYRGEFEERLKKVMVEIKKSGNVILFIDEMHTIIGAGAAEGAIDASNILKPALARGEIQCIGATTIDEYRKHVEKDSALERRFQPVMVGEPDKAAAVEILKGLRDKYEAHHRVKITDEAIAAAVSLSDRYITDRYLPDKAIDLIDEAASRVRLQVFTAPPDLKEVEGRILELEKEKEEAIRSQDYEKAARLRDEEKELKEKLDSLKGNWRQQSENTMPIVGEEEIAGVVAKWTNIPVNKLTEKESERLLKLEEILHNRVIGQEEAVRAVARAVRRARVGLKDPKRPIGSFIFLGPTGVGKTELSKALAEAMFGDDTAMIRIDMSEYMEKHTVSRLIGSPPGYVGFDEGGQLTEKVRRNPYSVLLFDEIEKAHPDVFNILLQILEDGRLTDGKGKTVDFKNTIVIMTSNVGAHTIRKQRTLGFAVSEVEKEASYEKMKENVLDELKHTFRPEFLNRLDEIIVFHQLEEADLSQIVDLMLKDVAKRLDELEINVEFDEDAKKNLTKEGFDLNYGARPLRRAIQKIVEDKLSEEMLKGTIQKGDSIIVRADGDKLDFAKK; this is encoded by the coding sequence ATGTTATATGGAAGATTTACCGAACGCGCACAAAAGGTACTGCTTTTAGCGCAGGAAGAAGCCCAATATTTTGACCATAGCTATGTAGGTACTGAACATGTACTCTTAGGAATAATAAAAGAAGGCGAAGGCAACGCATCCAACATATTAAAAAGGATGGGCGCAACCCTTGAGAAAGTAAGGGAACAGGTAGAGGCACTGGAGGGAAAAGGCGTACCCTCAATGTATCAAAGCGAAATAGCATTAACTCCAAGAACTAAGAGGCTTCTGGAACTTTCCATAATAGAAGCCAGAAATTTAGGACACAATTACGTTGGCCCTGAACACATGCTCTTAGGTCTTATAAAAGAAGGAGAAGGAGTGGCAGTCACTGCTCTTCAAGCTCTTGGCGTGGACTTTAACAAAATACGGGAAGAAATAATAAAGAGCTTAAGCGAGACCATACCCGGAAAGAAAAACGAAGCGGTTCATAAAGATACCAGCACACCCACTCTTAATGAGCATGGCAGGGATTTGACGGAAATGGCAAGGGAAGGCAAGCTCGATCCGGTTATAGGCAGAGAAAATGAGACAGAAAGATTGGTTGAAATACTGTCAAGAAGAACCAAGAACAATCCGGTTTTAATAGGCGAGCCCGGAGTCGGAAAGACAGCAGTGGTTGAGGGATTAGCCCAGAGGATTGTTGACGGCAGAATTCCTGAAATACTTAAAGATAAAAGAGTAGTTACCCTTGATTTATCATCAATGGTGGCAGGCTCCAAATACAGAGGCGAATTTGAAGAAAGACTTAAAAAGGTCATGGTTGAAATTAAAAAATCTGGCAATGTAATACTCTTCATAGACGAAATGCACACAATTATAGGCGCTGGTGCTGCCGAAGGGGCAATTGATGCATCCAACATTTTAAAACCTGCATTGGCAAGGGGAGAAATACAGTGCATCGGTGCAACAACCATCGATGAATACAGAAAGCATGTAGAAAAGGATTCGGCACTGGAGAGAAGGTTCCAGCCTGTAATGGTTGGTGAACCCGATAAAGCAGCTGCTGTTGAAATATTAAAAGGATTAAGAGATAAATATGAAGCACACCACAGAGTAAAAATAACCGATGAAGCCATAGCTGCAGCAGTCAGTTTATCCGACAGGTATATCACAGACAGGTATCTTCCCGATAAGGCCATTGACCTTATTGATGAAGCTGCATCAAGGGTAAGGCTTCAGGTCTTTACAGCACCTCCCGACCTCAAAGAAGTTGAAGGCAGGATACTTGAACTGGAAAAGGAAAAGGAAGAAGCCATAAGAAGCCAGGACTATGAAAAGGCAGCAAGGTTAAGAGATGAAGAAAAGGAATTGAAGGAAAAGCTGGATAGCTTAAAGGGCAACTGGAGACAGCAGAGCGAGAACACCATGCCTATAGTGGGTGAAGAAGAAATAGCAGGAGTAGTTGCAAAATGGACCAATATCCCTGTAAATAAACTTACGGAAAAAGAATCAGAGCGGCTTTTAAAGCTTGAAGAAATACTCCATAACAGGGTTATAGGGCAGGAGGAGGCAGTAAGAGCCGTCGCAAGAGCTGTGAGAAGGGCGAGAGTCGGGCTTAAAGACCCTAAGAGGCCAATAGGCTCCTTCATATTCTTAGGTCCTACAGGAGTGGGGAAAACAGAGCTGTCAAAGGCCCTTGCCGAAGCAATGTTCGGTGATGATACGGCCATGATTAGAATAGATATGTCAGAATATATGGAAAAGCATACGGTGTCAAGGCTGATTGGATCTCCTCCCGGATATGTGGGATTTGACGAAGGCGGACAGCTGACAGAAAAGGTCAGAAGGAATCCATATTCGGTGCTGCTGTTTGACGAAATAGAAAAAGCCCATCCCGATGTGTTCAATATACTTCTTCAGATACTGGAAGACGGAAGGCTGACTGACGGCAAAGGAAAGACCGTTGATTTTAAAAACACCATAGTTATAATGACATCAAACGTAGGCGCCCACACCATAAGAAAGCAGAGAACTTTAGGCTTTGCCGTAAGCGAAGTGGAAAAGGAAGCCTCCTATGAGAAAATGAAGGAAAATGTCCTTGATGAATTAAAGCACACCTTCAGGCCGGAGTTCTTAAACAGGCTGGATGAAATAATAGTATTCCACCAGCTGGAAGAGGCCGACTTAAGCCAAATTGTCGACCTCATGTTAAAGGATGTGGCTAAGAGGTTAGATGAGCTTGAAATTAACGTGGAATTTGACGAGGATGCCAAGAAAAACCTTACTAAAGAAGGATTTGACTTAAATTACGGTGCAAGGCCTCTAAGAAGGGCGATACAAAAAATTGTGGAAGACAAATTGTCAGAAGAGATGCTAAAAGGTACAATTCAAAAAGGTGACAGCATAATTGTACGGGCAGATGGCGATAAACTGGACTTTGCTAAAAAATAG
- a CDS encoding PIN/TRAM domain-containing protein, translated as MLNKIIRILFSIIGLILGFTLSLTLLRTDFIQNLAIIQQGSFNEILFFVIGTLLGGIIFFIVSPLIVTLVRKITEFIETSIQKMPMNDIFLAIFGLIIGLVITNLFAGSLNNLPYNIGTILVLILNIVLGSIGANIAIKRKEELYNLFSFFKKIGNKQKAQKGEHRVQPKVLDTSVIIDGRIFDICQTGFVEGPLVIPGFVLEELRHIADSSDSLKRNRGRRGLDVLNRIQKELNIPVEMVEKNFEGAVEVDIKLLKLAQMLGGKVVTNDYNLNKVAEFQGVDVLNINELANAVKPVVLPGEEMLIQVIKDGKETGQGIAYLDDGTMIVVDGGRKYIGENIEVVVTSVLQTAAGRMIFAKPKAQMDKAV; from the coding sequence TTGCTAAATAAAATAATTCGAATATTGTTTTCGATAATCGGACTTATTCTTGGATTTACGTTATCGTTAACATTGCTGAGAACAGACTTTATACAGAATTTGGCTATTATTCAACAAGGTAGTTTCAATGAAATATTGTTTTTTGTTATAGGGACCCTTTTAGGCGGAATAATATTTTTTATAGTGTCACCTTTGATAGTAACACTGGTACGAAAGATTACGGAATTTATTGAAACCAGCATTCAAAAGATGCCTATGAACGACATTTTTCTGGCTATCTTCGGATTGATTATCGGGTTGGTCATTACCAATCTTTTTGCAGGTTCCCTGAACAATTTACCTTATAATATTGGCACAATTCTGGTTCTCATATTGAATATTGTATTGGGATCAATCGGTGCCAATATAGCAATAAAGAGGAAAGAAGAACTTTATAACTTATTTTCTTTCTTTAAGAAAATAGGCAATAAGCAAAAAGCTCAAAAAGGTGAACATAGAGTACAGCCTAAAGTATTAGATACAAGTGTAATAATTGATGGCAGAATTTTTGATATCTGCCAGACAGGATTTGTGGAAGGCCCTCTTGTCATACCGGGATTTGTTTTGGAGGAATTACGCCATATTGCCGATTCTTCCGATTCGCTTAAAAGGAATCGCGGAAGAAGGGGTTTGGATGTTTTAAACAGAATCCAGAAAGAACTTAACATTCCCGTTGAAATGGTGGAGAAAAATTTCGAAGGTGCCGTGGAAGTGGATATAAAGCTTTTAAAGCTTGCCCAGATGCTAGGAGGCAAGGTTGTTACAAATGACTATAATCTGAACAAGGTAGCAGAATTTCAGGGCGTGGATGTGTTGAATATAAACGAACTTGCCAATGCAGTAAAGCCTGTGGTATTACCCGGTGAAGAAATGCTCATTCAGGTTATAAAGGACGGTAAGGAAACAGGGCAGGGTATTGCTTACTTAGACGACGGAACCATGATAGTCGTTGACGGAGGCAGAAAATATATAGGTGAAAACATAGAAGTAGTAGTGACCAGTGTGCTTCAAACTGCCGCAGGCAGGATGATTTTCGCAAAGCCTAAGGCACAAATGGATAAAGCAGTTTAA
- the ispD gene encoding 2-C-methyl-D-erythritol 4-phosphate cytidylyltransferase, which produces MYGGLSIGAVVVAAGKGKRMGAEVNKLFLEINNKPVLAYTLEAFESSQYVDSIIIAANENEMDYIKKDIIDRYKINKIKKSISLVAGGEIRQQSIIKGLSELKGACDIIVTHDGARPLVTSQIIDLSVEEAEKYGAAACAVPLKDTIKVVDEEGFVLSTPERATLYAIQTPQTFKFDILFSAHREAVKNEFIGTDDTVLVERLGFKIKLFSGSYENIKVTTPEDIYIAEAILNNRKRG; this is translated from the coding sequence TTGTACGGAGGTTTAAGTATAGGTGCTGTAGTTGTAGCAGCCGGCAAAGGTAAAAGGATGGGAGCAGAAGTAAATAAGCTATTCCTTGAAATAAATAATAAGCCTGTTTTAGCATATACACTTGAGGCTTTTGAGTCCTCACAATATGTGGACAGTATTATTATAGCGGCAAATGAAAATGAAATGGATTATATAAAAAAAGATATAATCGACAGATATAAGATAAATAAGATAAAAAAATCCATCAGCCTGGTTGCGGGAGGAGAAATAAGGCAGCAATCCATAATTAAAGGATTAAGTGAATTGAAGGGCGCTTGTGATATTATAGTAACCCATGACGGTGCAAGACCTCTCGTAACATCTCAAATAATTGACTTGAGTGTTGAGGAAGCAGAAAAATATGGTGCTGCGGCCTGTGCCGTTCCCCTTAAAGACACAATCAAGGTAGTGGATGAAGAAGGCTTTGTATTAAGCACACCGGAAAGAGCTACTTTATACGCTATACAAACTCCTCAGACCTTTAAATTTGATATACTTTTCAGTGCCCATAGAGAAGCTGTAAAAAATGAATTTATAGGGACAGATGATACCGTTCTTGTGGAAAGACTGGGTTTTAAAATAAAATTATTTTCAGGAAGCTACGAGAATATAAAAGTTACGACTCCCGAGGATATATACATTGCTGAAGCAATATTGAATAACAGAAAGAGGGGGTAA
- a CDS encoding CarD family transcriptional regulator: protein MFNIGDKIVYPVYGAGIIESVEEKEILGEKKKYYILRIPIDDMRVMIPMDSMDDFRIRNVISYNEHYEVLDVFRQKTSDSLDNWSKRYRNNMDKIRSGNIYSIADVIKNLMIRDREKGLSPGEKKILENAKQILFSELIVVTGLKFYEIDRIIEDTLFGEDS from the coding sequence ATGTTTAATATTGGCGATAAAATAGTATATCCCGTATATGGTGCAGGTATAATTGAATCTGTAGAGGAAAAGGAGATACTGGGTGAAAAAAAGAAATATTACATTTTGAGAATTCCAATAGATGATATGAGAGTTATGATACCCATGGACTCAATGGATGATTTTAGAATAAGGAATGTAATAAGTTATAATGAACATTATGAGGTATTGGATGTTTTCAGGCAAAAGACATCGGATAGTCTGGACAATTGGAGCAAAAGATACCGCAATAATATGGATAAAATAAGAAGCGGTAACATCTATAGTATCGCCGATGTTATTAAAAATCTGATGATAAGGGATAGGGAGAAAGGTTTGTCACCGGGAGAGAAAAAAATATTAGAAAATGCCAAGCAAATACTCTTCAGTGAACTGATTGTGGTAACAGGTTTGAAATTCTATGAAATAGACAGGATAATTGAAGATACTCTATTCGGTGAGGACAGTTAA